One Festucalex cinctus isolate MCC-2025b chromosome 1, RoL_Fcin_1.0, whole genome shotgun sequence genomic region harbors:
- the bptf gene encoding nucleosome-remodeling factor subunit BPTF isoform X2 — protein MRGKRGRPPKPLATEEQSPAPASTRGLRPRRNIKPRFRDSGDEDAESVVREAAKPVKKKKAGSVISTRGRGRGSGGRGGRGGRAGRKTPGHKTVVYDDHESDEDDDAVSLRSEEEEPVEEDPRSDEDEAFKEDLDCLDDVLDEQQQEEEEVEEDASYCTESSFRSQSTHASTPGKKRALAPRPRTPILEEKNIPPLELPGSSEDLLVPSEELLNATSIYEVLRNFSTVLRLSPFRFEDFCAALIGQEQCTLIAETHISLLKAILHEEETSNTSFGPADLKDSVNSTLYFIDGMTWPEVLRAYCESDTEYHYVLPYQELDDYPYGPVESKIKVLQFLVNQFLTTNVAREELMSDGVMQYDDHCRVCHRLGDLLCCETCAAVYHLECVKPPLKEVPEDEWQCEICVAHKVPGVTDCVTEAQKSRPYIRQEPIGYDRHQRKYWFLSRRIIVEEDGEHEKKKIWYYSSRVQFEELLECLDKEYWEMDLCASLEEMKEEVQTHMDITEDLTNKARGNNKAFLTAANETVTERLKIRREARKAKKQAEEVNPAEETSCEQTVGDSAEVASQLGDGEHKDTEPKEAITSSAIIPVDVRESCMSDSKSSSAPQDSTEFPDSNIEAKERGESPPGAKQERTDENTKTKWSSESMQAQTLDEQPEAGGRVSDSGTPRKPEQPDLFERSSRSSFTSQDGTEEYNEKRNRATGSVLESINQISRKSKESSPVHSDGETSHSSFFKSDLALNLNNLFKLGQEGKYRGYHNQYSTNVLALNKHQHREDHDKRRHLSHKFSLTPASEFKWNGAIYGSRSLTITTLRFNIIQLESNVPPPFMHLNWASHRTNWNKAVQMCSKAREFALALAILECAIKPVVMLPVWKESLGHTRLHRMTAMEREEKEKVKKREKKLEDEESLQQATWVKYSVNIKHQVWKQKGEEYRVTGYGGWSWVSKTRVTRFVPKLPGNTNANYRKELKAKISKERKKSEDEMETTQSTAEVKQQVAISMPAQNTSPEQEQASKEEVKSAEEEEENEEDSKMEVEPSLNAAAAASDEEKENVVNEGSSSPTVQPVKTEPIQKADFPNEETTALNPSYDVVNVSEGFHLRTAYKQKVRPSKLDGLLERRVKQFTLEEKERLERLRQAALLSKMASARSTSVVKTEAKQLPAVGTCVKVEEKEGGMQGKDPVVKKLDFDQENNELKLNSEIRLDSTAVNHSMQREGSHAHESSGCAAAHNKLNGGSAGSTGRNGKNNFKSKAIESQEKSEKQEVAPVGENTKKRSYEEMEQSSRQTDGAIMEAEQSKTHPEQVNGETVPSNSNINSNLSNPVQVDDKEPVKPLMNGSLSQNDASYDAHPPPPKIPKLENHATDTGEPQNAVNNDALVGFKTSTASCLSTDNGSSTDDVKTSTQNVLQSQNAQTSAANNIVAPTPTPTNKPVSEVTQRSKPVSADVTSTKLATAASPTSSSMKISTEYTTSDRVSLLKFTKCKKARSGTALPSYRKFVTKSSKKSIFVLPNDDLKRLARRGGFREVPIFNYNAKPAPDIWPYPSPRPTFGISWRYRLQTVRSLAGVSLMLRLLWACLRWDDMAVKPSVAVGLTRKETTDTDVTTTEIIKRRDVGPYGIYSEYCIRKIICPLGNKDTPKAETPTPQRKGLRSSALRPKKQEAIKPTGPIAVETWIPEEDLELWEIRAFAEKMEKEKSQGLDSPKTVSTLKSAEDVKAHLENQLKQTRMAAQQKRFEHHAITTAATAATTSITTTTTSSSSTSCSVSTPMSTGQRTGQVTSGTKMVLASKLSSPVSLQQDKNFHQSFATWVRQGQTSSNKDEQKCTSIFPSGPPANLRTYSTLHPTTGNINLRATNSASSAQQQMMKAGSQTQPGASPKLAPQSHSQQVQMGQGQVGYAAVSGSTPVQTTEALRAAVPAPCATTTAPGQRPVTPSQPSRPQQGQVKLTMAQLMQLTQSAEEGNPGLTVVIQGQGQTEGQLQIVPQGVTVIPSPGQQLMQAAMPNGQVHRFLFTPMSASSVSTSAPAAAVPTKPAAPQSPQTQISTTAMSNVQTTPSTLTQTQMVAPIPAPTQPISPLSSKPSPDLVSTPASVPIHPQPTASVPTTVQVPPQAPVQPHIVAPPSQLSPVAAQALSQTLVSSSLIVSTPAQPEVAKSVPASQHNAGQTMIQTQISDQNRTVMSVAVAGQVAPQSQVPPQTLTTSSTFTSTPVQMHVTAPASAFVPLSGASAVQYGSATQMQCVSTSRPSPVQQQVPTSAVTPTSGPVIAGASNQIGILSPAKALTQIQAVAPPPPPLHAAAGNAVVTPVTATYTTPSVPALIEQRAAQPQVWKPASCEAQIPVHSVQQATIPSPPALTAVPACTLASGSTPVSPLPQASLSLQSQVQHPAVVSVQQVSQIPLSAVQLQMKALPVSSVVTTVRQPQAFNQLQPRPQTQICAQIQVQPCGQVQKMQHIQSPSHLQAQAQIHPQIRVQFQPQSQPASQPQVQQLPQIQPQVQFQSPKPTLAQVQVQHQPRVQPQFQSQVQGALQTQMQTQAQQQPQTPIQIQTHLHPQVQVQFQQQNQIQPQPQIQSHSPIKSQIPTQTQFKAQSQTQVSVQTQPQLQAQVQVQFQSPNQTHVQAQPQLHVQPSIRHQLITVPGIQQPVQLLSALPAHVAAQIQAQIQAQAQQQGGAVPQQIKLQLPIQIQQTGGQIQAHQIQNMVTIQAPTSLQDQLQRMQQHRDQQQQHQQQQQQPQQQPPPKKKKHQENKKEHKDHNQLAGSPGDGFHKQVGAKQSVTAEQLKQRKTQAAAEREENQRMIVCNQVMKYILDKIEKDEKQAAKKRKKDEVVEQKRSKQNATKLTALLYKHKEHLKAEILKKRALLDKDLQLQVQEELRRDIARLQKEKEKARAAIAQAAAAAVKSSSHSSHSSHSSHSSQPSRSTHSSHSNRTAGPPCSSHKRKREEERDRDRNRDKERHHDKKRERERDKDRDRYKDRERDRDKERMREQEHSQPQDREKGRERDRDKDRELFSLKHKKKKKLSSTSKDHKKDNKLYCICKTPYDESKFYIGCDLCSNWFHGACVGITEKEAKKLEDFVCNDCKRGHEGANKEELYCICRTPYDESQFYIGCDRCQNWYHGRCVGILQSEANHIDVYVCPQCQSTEDAMTVLTPLTDKDYEGLKRILRSLQSHKMAWPFLEPVDPHDAPDYYRVIKEPMDFSTMESRLHKRHYHKVTEFVADVTKIFDNCRYYNPNDTPFFQCAEVLEGFFVQKLKCFKAGRLSDS, from the exons ATGAGAGGGAAAAGGGGCAGGCCGCCCAAACCGCTAGCAACCGAGGAGCAATCGCCAGCTCCGGCTTCCACCAGGGGCTTGCGGCCGAGGAGGAATATCAAGCCCCGCTTCCGAGACAGCGGGGACGAGGACGCGGAAAGTGTCGTTCGGGAAGCAGCCAAGCCGGTCAAGAAAAAGAAAGCTGGATCTGTCATCTCGACGCGAGGCAGGGGACGAGGCAGCGGTGGCCGCGGAGGAAGAGGGGGTCGCGCAGGCAGGAAGACGCCTGGCCACAAAACGGTGGTGTACGACGACCACGAGAgcgacgaggacgacgacgcTGTCAGTTTGAGGTCGGAGGAGGAAGAGCCGGTCGAGGAGGACCCTCGGTCCGACGAGGACGAGGCCTTCAAGGAGGACTTGGACTGCCTTGATGATGTGCTCGACGAGCaacagcaggaggaggaggaggtggaggaggatgcCAGCTACTGCACGGAAAGTAGCTTTCGGAGTCAGAGTACACACGCCAGCACTCCGG GGAAGAAACGGGCCCTGGCCCCCCGACCTCGCACCCCCATCCTGGAGGAGAAAAACATTCCCCCCCTTGAGCTCCCCGGATCTTCGGAGGATCTCCTGGTGCCAAGCGAAGAGCTGCTAAACGCCACCTCCATCTACGAGGTGCTTCGGAACTTCAGCACGGTGCTGCGACTGTCCCCCTTCCGCTTTGAGGACTTTTGCGCGGCGCTCATCGGCCAGGAACAATGCACTTTAATCGCCGAGACCCACATTTCTCTGCTGAAGGCCATCCTGCATGAAGAGGAAACGTCCAACACTAGCTTTGGACCTGCTGACCTCAAGGACAGCGTCAACTCCACTCTGTACTTCATTGACGGCATGACGTGGCCTGAGGTGTTGCGTGCTTACTGTGAGAGTGACACCGAGTACCACTACGTCCTGCCCTATCAAGAACTCGATGACTATCCTTACGGTCCTGTTGAAAGTAAAATCAAGGTGCTTCAGTTCTTGGTGAACCAGTTTCTTACCACCAACGTCGCTCGTGAAGAGCTGATGTCGGACGGCGTCATGCAGTATGACGACCACTGTCGTGTGTGTCACCGCCTGGGTGACCTGCTCTGCTGCGAGACCTGCGCCGCAGTTTACCACTTGGAGTGCGTGAAGCCACCACTCAAGGAGGTTCCGGAAGACGAGTGGCAATGTGAGATCTGTGTGGCGCATAAAGTACCCGGCGTGACGGACTGTGTGACGGAAGCGCAGAAGAGCCGGCCCTACATACGCCAGGAGCCCATTGGGTATGACCGCCACCAGAGGAAATACTGGTTTCTCAGCAGAAGGATTATTGT CGAAGAGGATGGAGAACACGAGAAGAAAAAGATCTGGTACTATAGCAGCAGAGTCCAGTTTGAAGAACTCCTTGAGTGTCTGGATAAGGAGTACTGGGAGATGGACCTTTGTGCCAGTCTGGAGGAGATGAAGGAGGAAGTTCAAACTCACATGGACATCACAGAGGACCTTACCAATAAAGCTCGTGGAAACAATAAAGCCTTCCTCACTGCTGCCAACG AGACGGTCACGGAGCGTTTAAAGATCAGACGGGAAGCACGGAAAGCAAAGAAGCAAGCAGAGGAAGTGAATCCGGCAGAAGAAACCAGTTGTGAGCAGACAGTGGGGGATTCTGCCGAAGTCGCTTCACAGCTTGGCGATGGAGAGCACAAAGACACTGAGCCCAAGGAGGCCATTACTTCATCAG CCATCATTCCAGTTGATGTCCGGGAGAGCTGCATGTCTGATTCTAAGTCCAGCTCAGCCCCCCAGGACTCAACTGAATTTCCTGATTCAAACATAGAAGCCAAGGAGAGAGGGGAATCCCCTCCAGGGGCAAAGCAGGAAAGGACAG ATGAGAATACAAAAACCAAGTGGAGCAGTGAATCCATGCAAGCACAAACCCTTGACGAGCAACCAGAAGCAGGTGGTCGGGTCTCCGACAGCGGGACTCCCAGGAAACCAGAGCAGCCGGACCTCTTTGAGAGGTCCTCTCGGTCTTCTTTTACCAGCCAAGATGGGACGG AAGAGTATAATGAAAAGCGCAACAGAGCAACTGGATCAGTGCTGGAATCTATTAATCAAATTTCCAGGAAAAGCAAAGAG TCATCCCCCGTGCACTCTGATGGAGAAACCTCACATTCCAGCTTTTTCAAAAGTGACCTTGCATTGAATTTGAACAACTTGTTCAAACTGGGTCAGGAAGGTAAATATAGGGGTTACCACAACCAGTACAGCACCAACGTCCTGGCTCTCAACAAGCATCAGCACCGGGAGGACCACGACAAAAGGCGCCACCTCTCCCACAAGTTCAGCTtgacgcctgcgtctgagttcAAGTGGAACGGTGCCATCTATGGATCCCGTAGCCTGACTATCACCACCCTGCGTTTCAACATCATCCAGCTGGAAAGCAACGTGCCACCACCATTTATGCACCTTAACTGGGCATCACACAG AACCAACTGGAACAAAGCAGTGCAAATGTGCAGCAAAGCGAGGGAATTTGCTCTGGCTTTGGCCATACTGGAGTGTGCCATTAAACCAGTTGTCATGCTGCCTGTTTGGAAAGAGTCTCTCGGACACACAAG GCTACACCGCATGACCGCCATGGAGCgtgaagagaaagagaaagtgaAGAAGCGGGAGAAAAAATTGGAGGATGAGGAGTCACTGCAGCAGGCCACGTGGGTGAAGTACAGCGTTAACATCAAACACCAG GTGTGGAAGCAGAAGGGTGAGGAGTACAGAGTGACTGGGTATGGTGGCTGGAGCTGGGTCAGTAAGACTCGCGTAACACGTTTTGTTCCTAAATTACCAGGAAACACAAATGCAAACTACAGAAAAGAACTGAAAG CCAAAATAAGCAAGGAAAGGAAAAAATCAGAAGATGAAATGGAGACCACTCAAAGCACGGCAGAGGTCAAGCAGCAGGTTGCCATTAGTATGCCAGCTCAAAATACCTCACCAGAACAAGAACAGGCATCAAAAGAGGAAGTAAAGTCtgcagaagaggaggaagaaaatgAAGAAGACAGCAAAATGGAGGTTGAACCCAGTTTGAATGCTGCAGCTGCAGCTTCAGATGAAGAAAAAG AAAATGTTGTAAACGAAGGCTCTTCCTCACCTACTGTGCAACCTGTGAAAACGGAGCCAATCCAGAAAGCTGACTTCCCCAATGAGGAGACAACTGCACTGAATCCTTCATATGACGTTGTCAATGTCAGCGAAGGATTTCATTTGCGAACAGCTTATAAACAGAAGGTAAGGCCTTCCAAACTGGATGGACTCTTGGAGCGGCGTGTCAAACAGTTCACTttggaggagaaggagagaCTGGAGCGGTTGAGACAGGCAGCCTTGCTGTCAAAAATGGCTTCCGCAAGGTCCACTTCAGTAGTCAAGACTGAAGCTAAACAACTGCCTGCTGTGGGTACGTGTGTGAAAGTTGAAGAAAAGGAAGGTGGCATGCAGGGGAAGGACCCCGTCGTTAAAAAACTTGACTTTGATCAGGAAAATAATGAGCTTAAATTAAACTCGGAAATCAGATTGGACTCCACAGCAGTCAATCACAGCATGCAGAGAGAAGGCAGTCATGCTCATGAGAGTAGCGGATGTGCTGCAGCGCACAACAAATTGAATGGAGGATCCGCAGGCAGCACTGGGCGCAAtggtaaaaataattttaaatccaAAGCAATAGAAAGCCAGGAAAAATCTGAGAAGCAAGAGGTGGCACCAGTGGGAGAGAACACAAAGAAACGTAGCTATGAGGAAATGGAGCAAAGCAGTAGGCAGACTGATGGGGCCATCATGGAAGCTGAGCAAAGCAAGACCCATCCAGAGCAGGTGAATGGAGAAACTGTTCCTTCAAATTCAAATATCAACTCAAACCTAAGCAATCCAGTCCAAGTTGATGACAAAGAGCCTGTCAAGCCGCTAATGAATGGAAGTCTGTCCCAAAATGATGCTTCCTATGACGCTCATCCACCTCCCCCAAAGATCCCCAAATTAGAAAATCATGCCACTGATACAGGGGAGCCTCAAAATGCTGTAAATAATGATGCACTCGTAGGTTTTAAAACTTCAACCGCCTCTTGTCTTAGTACTGACAACGGCAGTAGTACAGATGATGTAAAGACATCCACGCAAAATGTCTTACAGTCTCAAAATGCCCAAACTTCTGCAGCAAATAACATAGTCGCTCCCACTCCAACCCCCACCAATAAACCAGTGTCGGAAGTCACCCAAAGGTCAAAGCCTGTCAGTGCAGATGTTACTAGTACAAAGCTGGCCACCGCAGCCTCACCCACAAGCAGTTCCATGAAGATAAGCACAGAGTATACCACCAGCGACAGAGTCAGTCTTCTCAAGTTCACCAAATGTAAGAAGGCACGATCAGGCACAGCCCTGCCATCCTATCGCAAATTTGTCACCAAAAGCAGCAAAAAGAGCATCTTTGTCCTGCCTAATGATGACCTGAAGAGGCTGGCGAGGCGAGGAGGCTTCCGAGAGGTTCCCATCTTCAACTACAATGCCAAGCCAGCACCGGATATTTGGCCCTACCCTTCACCTCGGCCTACATTTGGAATCTCATGGAG GTACCGTCTTCAGACTGTGAGATCGCTGGCAGGAGTTAGCCTGATGCTCAGGTTACTCTGGGCCTGTCTAAGGTGGGACGACATGGCTGTGAAGCCCTCTGTTGCTGTTGGACTAACACGCAAAG AAACTACAGACACAGATGTCACCACAACAGAGATCATAAAACGCAGAGATGTGGGGCCTTACGGCATCTACTCAGAATACTGTATCAGGAAGATTATCTGTCCGCTTGGAAACAAGGACACTCCAAAAG CCGAAACTCCGACTCCACAAAGGAAAGGCCTACGATCAAGTGCCTTGAGGCCCAAGAAACAGGAGGCAATCAAGCCAACTGGTCCGATTGCCGTGGAGACGTGGATTCCTGAAGAGGATCTGGAGCTTTGGGAGATCAGAGCCTTTGCTGAAAA aatggagaaggagaAATCACAGGGACTAGATTCCCCTAAGACGGTCAGTACCCTGAAGAGTGCGGAGGATGTCAAAGCGCATTTGGAGAATCAGCTTAAACAGACTAGAATGGCTGCACAGCAG AAACGCTTTGAGCACCATGCCATTACCACAGCTgcaacagcagcaacaacaagcATCACAACCACCACGACCTCATCATCCAGCACTTCATGTTCTGTTAGTACACCTATGTCCACGGGCCAGAGAACCGGTCAGGTCACATCAGGAACCAAGATGGTTTTGGCCTCCAAATTGAGCTCTCCAGTCTCTTTGCAGCAAGACAAGAACTTCCACCAGTCTTTTGCCACCTGGGTCAGACAGGGGCAGACCAGTAGTAATAAAG ATGAGCAGAAATGTACAAGCATATTCCCATCTGGGCCACCCGCAAACTTGAGGACATACAGTACACTCCATCCTACAACTGGCAATATCAACCTTAGAGCTACCAACTCTGCTTCATCTGCGCAACAACAG ATGATGAAAGCAGGAAGTCAAACACAACCTGGAGCAAGCCCTAAATTGGCTCCACAAA GCCATTCCCAACAGGTCCAGATGGGTCAAGGTCAAGTTGGATATGCAGCGGTGTCTGGCTCTACTCCCGTGCAGACAACGGAAGCTCTGAGAGCTGCAGTTCCTGCGCCTTGCGCAACCACCACAGCGCCTGGGCAGCGTCCTGTGACTCCTTCTCAGCCCAGTAGACCACAGCAGGGCCAAGTCAAGCTCACGATGGCGCAGCTCATGCAGTTAACACAGAGTGCTGAG GAAGGAAATCCCGGTCTGACGGTGGTGATCCAGGGTCAAGGCCAGACCGAGGGCCAACTGCAAATTGTCCCACAGGGTGTAACCGTCATCCCTTCCCCTGGTCAGCAACTGATGCAGGCGGCTATGCCCAATGGCCAAGTCCATCGCTTCCTCTTCACGCCCATGTCGGCGTCTTCAGTTTCAACTTCAGCGCCCGCTGCAGCTGTTCCCACAAAGCCTGCTGCACCACAGAGCCCGCAAACCCAAATATCAACTACTGCTATGTCTAATGTCCAAACGACTCCTTCAACCTTGACCCAGACGCAAATGGTAGCCCCTATTCCTGCTCCAACGCAACCCATTTCACCTCTTTCTTCAAAACCTAGTCCAGATTTGGTTTCAACACCAGCCTCTGTCCCTATACATCCCCAACCGACAGCTTCTGTTCCTACAACAGTGCAAGTTCCTCCACAAGCTCCAGTACAACCCCACATTGTAGCGCCACCATCACAATTATCCCCTGTTGCAGCCCAGGCTTTGTCACAAACACTAGTTTCATCCTCCTTAATAGTCTCGACCCCAGCACAACCTGAAGTGGCAAAGTCTGTGCCTGCCTCCCAACATAATGCAGGGCAAACTATGATCCAAACCCAAATATCAGACCAAAATCGAACGGTAATGTCTGTAGCTGTCGCAGGACAAGTTGCACCCCAGTCCCAGGTCCCACCACAAACTTTGACTACTTCCTCAACCTTCACATCAACTCCAGTCCAGATGCATGTTACTGCCCCTGCCTCTGCTTTTGTCCCTCTCTCAGGCGCTTCTGCTGTCCAGTATGGTAGCGCGACCCAAATGCAATGTGTTTCTACATCTCGCCCCTCACCTGTTCAACAACAAGTTCCAACATCTGCTGTCACTCCCACCTCTGGTCCTGTCATCGCTGGGGCATCCAATCAAATTGGCATCCTGTCCCCCGCTAAAGCACTAACCCAAATTCAAGCcgtagctcctcctcctcctcctcttcatgcTGCCGCAGGAAATGCTGTGGTCACACCAGTCACGGCCACGTATACAACACCTTCAGTGCCAG CGCTAATAGAGCAGAGGGCTGCTCAGCCCCAGGTTTGGAAACCAGCTTCATGTGAAGCCCAGATTCCAGTTCATTCTGTTCAACAGGCAACCATTCCCAGTCCACCTGCCCTAACTGCGGTTCCTGCCTGCACCCTGGCATCAGGTTCCACACCCGTTTCCCCACTGCCTCAGGCGTCTCTTTCCTTGCAGTCTCAAGTCCAACACCCAGCAGTAGTGTCTGTGCAGCAGGTGTCTCAGATTCCTCTCTCTGCTGTGCAGCTTCAAATGAAGGCATTGCCAGTCTCCTCTGTCGTGACTACAGTTAGACAACCCCAAGCATTCAATCAACTGCAGCCCCGCCCGCAAACCCAAATCTGTGCACAGATTCAAGTCCAGCCTTGTGGCCAAGTCCAAAAAATGCAACACATTCAGTCGCCATCTCATCTCCAGGCGCAGGCGCAAATACACCCCCAGATCCGAGTTCAGTTTCAGCCACAATCTCAGCCAGCGTCCCAACCCCAAGTGCAGCAGCTTCCTCAAATTCAACCCCAGGTGCAGTTTCAGTCCCCAAAGCCAACATTGGCACAGGTTCAGGTACAACACCAACCAAGAGTCCAACCCCAGTTCCAGTCCCAGGTACAAGGTGCACttcaaacacaaatgcaaactCAGGCTCAGCAACAGCCTCAGACTCCAATCCAGATCCAAACCCATTTGCATCCCCAGGTTCAGGTTCAGTTCCAGCAACAGAACCAGATTCAGCCTCAACCTCAGATTCAGAGTCACTCACCAATTAAAAGTCAAATTCCAACCCAAACTCAATTCAAAGCGCAGTCGCAAACCCAAGTTTCAGTACAGACTCAACCACAATTACAAGCGCAGGTTCAAGTCCAGTTCCAATCTCCAAACCAAACCCATGTTCAAGCTCAGCCTCAGCTTCATGTCCAGCCCTCAATCAGGCATCAGCTTATCACTGTTCCTGGAATTCAGCAGCCAGTCCAACTGCTGTCAGCGCTTCCAGCTCATGTCGCGGCCCAAATCCAAGCTCAGATCCAAGCACAGGCACAACAGCAAGGTGGTGCGGTTCCCCAGCAGATCAAACTGCAACTGCCTATCCAGATCCAGCAGACTGGGGGTCAAATTCAGGCCCACCAAATCCAAAATATGGTGACGATACAGGCACCAACGAGCCTGCAGGACCAACTTCAGAGGATGCAGCAACACAGAGACCAGCAgcaacaacatcaacaacaacaacagcagccacAGCAacaaccaccaccaaagaagaaaaaacaccaaGAGAATAAAAAGGAGCATAAGGATCATAATCAGTTGGCTGGGAGCCCAGGAGATGGTTTTCATAAACAG GTTGGAGCGAAGCAGAGCGTTACAGCGGAACAGCTCAAACAGAGGAAAACTCAAGCTGCTGCTGAGCGAGAGGAGAACCAGAG AATGATCGTATGCAACCAGGTAATGAAGTACATTCTCGATAAGATTGAGAAGGACGAGAAGCAGGCGGCtaagaagagaaagaaagacGAGGTGGTGGAGCAGAAACGCTCCAAGCAGAATGCCACCAAGCTGACGGCACTGTTGTACAAGCACAAAGAACACCTGAAGGCTGAGATTCTAAAAAAGAGGGCTCTGCTGGACAAGGACCTTCAGCTGCAAGTGCAG GAGGAGCTCAGGCGGGACATTGCCAGGCTACAGAAAGAAAAGGAGAAAGCCCGAGCTGCCATCGCCCAGGCCGCGGCTGCGGCGGTCAAGTCGTCCTCCCACTCCTCCCACTCTTCCCACTCCTCACATTCTTCTCAACCCTCTCGCTCAACACATTCCTCTCACAGCAACCGCACAGCAGGACCCCCTTGCTCATCCCATAAACGAAAGCGCGAAGAGGAGCGAGACAGAGACAGAAACAGGGATAAGGAGCGGCATCATGACAAGAAACGGGAACGAGAACGGGACAAAGACCGGGATCGGTACAAAGACCGAGAACGTGATCGAGACAAGGAGAGGATGAGAGAACAAGAGCATTCTCAACCTCAGGACAGGGAGAAGGGCAGAGAAAGGGACAGAGACAAGGACAGAGAGCTCTTCTCGttaaaacacaagaaaaagaagaagctctCCTCTACCTCAAAGGATCACAAGAAGgacaataaactgtactgtatctgTAAAACACCCTACGATGAGTCCAA